A stretch of Tachyglossus aculeatus isolate mTacAcu1 chromosome 3, mTacAcu1.pri, whole genome shotgun sequence DNA encodes these proteins:
- the LOC119925393 gene encoding olfactory receptor 10A7-like, which translates to MKFFLKSLSLIDIGYTTVIISKILTYFLFKNQSISFRGCAAQMNFFFFFGPSECWILTTMAYDRQATVCDPFHYSLITNRRFCLQLALVSWLARFPVATVQTLPFCGPNVINHFFCDIPPLLELVCTDIFAFEVYDVIATVIVLMLPFGVTTASYIRILINILKMSSTEGHCKAFSTCSSHVIVVLLFFGAASLTNFRDKFSYSPKTNKQLSLFYSVFTPMPNPLIHSLRNQEVKGALKRVLGKKIVSQDLRGSDL; encoded by the coding sequence ATGAAATTTTTCCTCAAGAGTCTGTCCCTTATAGATATTGGCTATACTACCGTCATCATCTCCAAAATTCTCACCTATTTCTTGTTCAAGAATCAAAGCATTTCCTTTcgtggctgtgcagcccagatgaatttcttcttcttttttgggCCTTCAGAGTGTTGGATCCTGACAacgatggcttatgacagacaggCCACAGTCTGTGATCCGTTCCACTATTCACTCATTACAAACCGGAGGttctgtctgcagctggccctggtTTCCTGGCTAGCCAGGTTTCCCGTGGCAACAGTGCAGACATTGCCCTTCTGTGGacctaatgtaattaaccatttcttctgtgatatccctcCTCTCTTAGAGCTGGTGTGTACAGACATCTTTGCATTTGAGGTGTATGATGTAATAGCAACTGTTATCGTCCTGATGCTCCCCTTTGGAGTGACCACTGCCTCTTACATCCGCATCCTCATCAacatcctgaagatgtcctccACTGAGGGCCattgcaaagccttctccacttgctcaTCCCACGTCATTGTGGTCTTGCTGTTCTTTGGGGCTGCAAGTTTGACCAATTTCAGAGACAAATTttcctactctcccaagaccaATAAGCAGCTTTCTCTCTTCtattcagtcttcactcccatgccaAATCCCCTGATCCATAGTCTGAGGAATCAGGAGGTGAAAGGTGCCCTGAAGAGAGTTCTAGGTAAAAAGATAGTTTCCCAGGATCTCAGAGGCTCTGATTTGTGA